In Augochlora pura isolate Apur16 chromosome 3, APUR_v2.2.1, whole genome shotgun sequence, the sequence TTCCCGAATTTATTCTGCAAGACTGCCTATGAGctgttttattcgaaagttGGCCAAGATATAAGTATCGCGAATTATTGGAACGATCCACATGAACAGGTTCGTACATTTCAAACTTAAACACATATTATTTTGcgtaaaatcgaaaataacgTAGAGTTTCAAAAAGCTTATTTTGGAGatgatatactatataatatactatagaatCTACTATAGGTAATGTACTAtagagaataaatttattttctataaaattaaagtgaattacttagaaataatttcttattgcaatcaattttcttttaagatACAATGTGTGATAATGATTGCGATATAAACTTCATGCAATTTGATACTGCAGTAATAATAGAAGAACTTAACAATGTCGATATATTATcttcaacttattaaaaatgttttcctttttctataaCACAGGAATTATACTTCAAGTACAGTGATTTCCTCCCGTACGTGAACAACGAGAAAAATGTCTCGAAATTACAGATGCCGAAAAAAGGTCTTACTAAGTTGAATAGTATGATTCTGATAGGAGGTCCGGACGATGGGGTGATTACCCCATGGCAGAGCAGCCATTTCGGATATTTCGATGCCAATTTAACGGTGATAGAAATGCGCGATAGGCCAATTTACGAAGGCGATTTAATCGGCCTGAAGACGCTAgacaaaaataagaaactcaCTCTGATCACGGTGCCAAATGTTCAACATTCTGATTGGCATAAGAACGTGTCTATTATAGACGATTATCTACTACCATACTTagattaatgtatattaactagaattaattattgctatGCAATGTACCGTAAGCAATACCGAAACGAAAGATTTTAATTGATCATGACAACTAAAGCGATTCAATAGAAATACGATAACAGTCTCGCTGccttaaaaaaggaaaacatttttaacgcGAATAAGATATACGACTGAAGGGGACAGCTCAATGATAAGACGCttatgtatacatttttattatcaataaagttagctaatttatcaaatacaaaatcgaGTATAATGCGACATTTCAGCTTTCCTAAGTACACGATGACTCATCGGagtctttaaatattattgtaaatcgtCGCTATGTTCGATTGCGAAATCTACACTTCGTTAGTAGtacttaaattgttaatatttgttcATAGCCGTTACGGACAGGTTATCACaagtgtttttaaaattactggAGTGCCGTGTAGCTATTTAGAAACTTTTCTTATGTGTAAAGCGAGTAATGAGATCGAGAGCCCATAATGGCTGATCAGAAGGAACCATGTGCCCGGCATTCCGTACCAGGACTTCCGTTAAATTGTCAACGGTTTTCGTGTAACCAGCTAATTCTTTACCCACGTACCATTGCTTCCTCTCcgccgttttatatttctcgGCGCCGGTCCATTCGAGGTTACGCAAATAATTTTCCGTCAGCGGGTACGCGACTATAATATCCAACTGaccattatatattaaaactcTGAAGTGCTTGGTCAAATCGGTGATCAGCACTGCCAAAGACTGCATTACATCTCCCTTCAAATGCTCctctactattttattttcaacattgAACGAACAATTGCCAACGTGTATAGCTTTTCTCACGTCTGCTTTTTGGATCCACTCTGACATTGCATCAGCATCAGAAGGATCTTTGGGGTACAAGTAATTGAAGTAAAAATCGAAACCAGTTAGGTTTTTAAATAGTGATGGTGTGCCAATCAAGTCACCATCAAGCAATGAATCAAAAAGATTGAAGGCATCtatgaatttcttttgtttaattaaactctTCCCCTTCTCCTCGTAGGAATGGAACAAATCTCTCCCATTCGAATCAATCAATCCCAATTGGTACAAATAATCACCATACACTAACTGATTCTCTGGATCTGTCAACCCATTCCCAATTGCCAAACcctttaaattgattttcgttTCTGCTTTGATATTATAATCCTTGATAGCATGTGACACAGCAGGTACATATTTCCCAGCATATGATTCACcagttacataaaaatcattgcCTTGAAGTTCTGGGAAGAGTGTGAAGAACTGAACCAGCACTGTATGGATATCCCTTCCAACATGTGTCTCATTAGTGGCATACCCCTTATCATTGTCAGTGAAACTGTATCCAGTACCAACTGGGTtatcaatatacaataaattatgcgATTCGTGCCACGAGTATTTACGTTTTTCAAGAGTTTTGTTCGCATTGACGAAAAACGGGCCATTCTCCATGAACAAACCAAACATCGACGTTGCCCCCGGACCCCCTTGCAACCACAACACCACTGGCGCAGTTTTGGGGTTGTgctaattaacataaaaatctcgtttgaattttcgtaaatattccTTAACTTACGGGGAAATTTCATACGAATcgaattcgaatgaaatttgaattctATGAACAATCACTTACCGCTGCCGGGAAGAACCAGAAAAACATATTCGAGTTGTATTCTTTGTTCACAGTGAAATAGCCAGCATAACTGGCTACATCGTCCATCTCTTTGTGCTGTACAACGGCTTTGTTCCGGGCATCGTCTATTTTTCCTTCTTCGATTAAAGGCGTTAAGAAAAGTGGATTACCAACGTCGGCATCGATGCCGAGTTTATAACTCCTCAGTTTCGGATATACATTCGTAAATGCCCTGGTATTTTCGACAATGGCGATGACAACGAATATTTGTACAATCGATATAACTTTCTTTGCCATC encodes:
- the LOC144478624 gene encoding venom serine carboxypeptidase, giving the protein MAKKVISIVQIFVVIAIVENTRAFTNVYPKLRSYKLGIDADVGNPLFLTPLIEEGKIDDARNKAVVQHKEMDDVASYAGYFTVNKEYNSNMFFWFFPAAHNPKTAPVVLWLQGGPGATSMFGLFMENGPFFVNANKTLEKRKYSWHESHNLLYIDNPVGTGYSFTDNDKGYATNETHVGRDIHTVLVQFFTLFPELQGNDFYVTGESYAGKYVPAVSHAIKDYNIKAETKINLKGLAIGNGLTDPENQLVYGDYLYQLGLIDSNGRDLFHSYEEKGKSLIKQKKFIDAFNLFDSLLDGDLIGTPSLFKNLTGFDFYFNYLYPKDPSDADAMSEWIQKADVRKAIHVGNCSFNVENKIVEEHLKGDVMQSLAVLITDLTKHFRVLIYNGQLDIIVAYPLTENYLRNLEWTGAEKYKTAERKQWYVGKELAGYTKTVDNLTEVLVRNAGHMVPSDQPLWALDLITRFTHKKSF
- the Ppt2 gene encoding palmitoyl-protein thioesterase 2 isoform X2: MHPGTQIYNTPRYAGWSSLEPMWRQVAEIGMDLISIGAAFPEGINLIGYSQGGLLARAILQKYPEHNVRNFISLSSPQAGQYGTKFLHLIFPNLFCKTAYELFYSKVGQDISIANYWNDPHEQELYFKYSDFLPYVNNEKNVSKLQMPKKGLTKLNSMILIGGPDDGVITPWQSSHFGYFDANLTVIEMRDRPIYEGDLIGLKTLDKNKKLTLITVPNVQHSDWHKNVSIIDDYLLPYLD
- the Ppt2 gene encoding palmitoyl-protein thioesterase 2 isoform X1; translation: MAMAASWCRLLTFFLSFSTVFINAAPSYRAVVMIHGVLTGSDSMEIISDRIKEMHPGTQIYNTPRYAGWSSLEPMWRQVAEIGMDLISIGAAFPEGINLIGYSQGGLLARAILQKYPEHNVRNFISLSSPQAGQYGTKFLHLIFPNLFCKTAYELFYSKVGQDISIANYWNDPHEQELYFKYSDFLPYVNNEKNVSKLQMPKKGLTKLNSMILIGGPDDGVITPWQSSHFGYFDANLTVIEMRDRPIYEGDLIGLKTLDKNKKLTLITVPNVQHSDWHKNVSIIDDYLLPYLD